In one Drosophila albomicans strain 15112-1751.03 chromosome X, ASM965048v2, whole genome shotgun sequence genomic region, the following are encoded:
- the LOC117570771 gene encoding uncharacterized protein LOC117570771, protein MASNKKLSKKREQEMEPTVAIRPQGFAIEQLRQTLDHSSLKDKTLFVHITDNVLELIDGIGQLMSREEIEFGAEPLATLHVTGMMVYMMHHDDLASTQVQRTMFMQRCFDYMACTEETHVHELCGQILCMLDINDSDIMLNLIICCRSASPLNTMAQIVCNCLLWAMLDKLTDLGFDSYRLRAYPEMMMAIAMVNPLDYLQNYLHSLNLIVRVIAALLMAGPYGSIEKLRNEVGLPLDMLVLPTDDAAVLFRWLNTIVKELRSELQVRDSRVQERMVVLETTCELMKLVHANLTEFYQQLYSCTDFDNDDGFVSDQPCDEHGEDFEWLL, encoded by the exons AtggcaagcaacaaaaagttaaGTAAGAAACGTGAGCAGGAAATGGAGCC CACAGTTGCCATTCGCCCGCAAGGCTTTGCCATTGAGCAACTACGTCAAACACTTGATCACTCGAGTCTGAAGGACAAAACGCTGTTTGTGCACATCACGGACAATGTGCTGGAGCTTATCGATGGCATTGGTCAGCTGATGTCACGCGAGGAGATCGAATTTGGTGCCGAACCGTTGGCAACGTTGCACGTGACTGGCATGATGGTGTACATGATGCATCACGATGATTTGGCCAGCACCCAAGTGCAGCGCACGATGTTCATGCAGCGCTGCTTCGATTACATGGCCTGCACCGAGGAGACGCAT GTGCATGAGTTGTGTGGCCAAATCCTTTGCATGCTGGACATCAATGACTCGGACATTATGCTGAATCTGATCATTTGTTGTCGCAGTGCCAGCCCCTTGAATACTATGGCTCAAATTGTCTGCAATTGCCTGCTGTGGGCCATGCTCGATAAACTCACGGATTTGGGCTTCGATTCGTATCGGTTGCGTGCCTATCCCGAAATGATGATGGCCATTGCCATGGTGAATCCCTTGGACTATCTGCAAAACTATTTGCACTCACTCAATCTGATTGTGCGCGTCATTGCCGCACTTTTGATGGCTGGGCCGTATGGCTCCATTGAGAAACTGCGCAATGAAGTGGGGCTGCCACTCGATATGCTGGTGCTGCCCACCGATGATGCTGCCGTACTCTTTCGCTGGCTCAACACCATTGTGAAGGAGCTGCGCAGCGAGCTCCAAGTGCGCGATAGTCGTGTCCAGGAGCGCATGGTTGTGTTGGAGACAACGTGTGAGCTCATGAAATTGGTGCACGCCAATCTCACCGAGTTCTATCAACAACTCTACAGCTGCACGGACTTTGACAACGACGATGGCTTCGTTTCGGATCAACCATGTGATGAGCATGGCGAAGATTTCGAGTGGTTGTTGTAA
- the LOC117574550 gene encoding uncharacterized protein LOC117574550 yields the protein MSGKDDRSKDNRRNMKQHKYYHKQQQQQQRGSNNTSSSSPQTNAVRSLVDVADSSDEPRFARKNWSSGTRSLAPQQSREMPPPDGEDDDDMEQAGGAPLDENARAQLRAGDYKQMAQFPSMGGGHFSFGAEKEWNNIAEGQTQLHTKAASSYFTLNLGLLNAGLLTIPFYKRMDYSSSMFTRQQIVAQTEAAERAERTYQERVLRELNGNDNQRTASAKSRVPSAAKSVVKEPTPVAVEPPDELDELLAMTNTQLAVTTPTTVPATPLPQATTPTAAANASKNDVEQWLDSVLDE from the exons ATGAGTGGCAAGGACGATCGATCGAAGGA CAATCGCCGCAATATGAAGCAGCATAAATACTaccacaagcagcaacaacagcaacagcgtggcagcaacaacacctcATCGAGCTCACCGCAAACGAACGCTGTGCGCAGCCTGGTGGATGTGGCCGACTCCAGCGATGAGCCACGCTTTGCTCGCAAGAACTGGTCGAGCGGCACTCGCTCTTTAGCCCCGCAACAGAGTCGCGAGATGCCGCCACCCGATGGCGAGGATGATGACGATATGGAGCAAGCTGGCGGTGCTCCATTGGATGAGAATGCACGCGCTCAGCTGCGTGCCGGGGACTACAAGCAGATGGCCCAGTTTCCCAGCATGGGTGGCGGTCATTTTAGCTTCGGTGCTGAAAAGGAATGGAACAACATTGCCGAGGGACAAACACAGCTGCACACAAAGGCAGCCAGCAGCTATTTCACGCTGAATCTGGGACTGCTCAATGCGGGACTGCTGACGATACCGTTCTACAAGCGCATGGACTACTCAAGCAGCATGTTTACACGCCAGCAAATTGTTGCACAAACCGAGGCAGCCGAGCGCGCTGAGCGCACGTATCAGGAGCGCGTGCTGCGCGAGCTAAATGGCAATGACAATCAACGCACTGCGAGCGCCAAGTCGCGGGTTCCTTCCGCCGCCAAGTCGGTGGTCAAAGAGCCAACGCCAGTGGCTGTTGAGCCGCCAGATGAACTGGATGAGTTGCTGGCCATGACAAACACTCAACTGGCGGtgacaacgccaacaacagtTCCTGCCACGCCGTTGCCCCAAGCAACGACTCCGACTGCAGCTGCAAATGCCAGCAAAAACGATGTGGAGCAGTGGCTGGACAGCGTGCTGGATGAGTAA
- the LOC117574541 gene encoding putative glutathione-specific gamma-glutamylcyclotransferase 2, which translates to MLRFVQGLRLSNNNQSALVADIYRHCFPHLRTQEQQRNGQLLQSFDSERSNQTECIAPTADDVWIFGYGSLVWKADFPYIDRRRGFICGYKRRFYQHSIDHRGIPEKPGRVVTLLPGDLEADRVYGVAYRIASSQKSQVLDHLDYREKNGYERFNLHFHEYPVDTEGTAIEVIMYMATQANDSYAGDVWQVPCIAKQIFTSAGPSGPNREYLFNLSIAMRELFPDVIDAHLTELVSCVQRHIEHDEPLLLERALCAEIENILNVCLALETPQQQHEELAQGLQELLLRFQRPGWRETYLHRQLQQLESS; encoded by the coding sequence ATGTTGCGTTTTGTGCAAGGATTGCGgctgagcaacaacaatcaatcaGCGCTGGTCGCTGACATTTACCGCCACTGTTTCCCCCATCTTCGAACGCAGGAGCAGCAACGAAATGGCCAATTACTGCAAAGCTTTGACAGCGAGCGCAGCAATCAAACGGAATGCATAGCGCCCACAGCGGACGATGTGTGGATCTTTGGCTATGGGTCGCTGGTGTGGAAGGCCGATTTTCCCTATATCGATCGCAGGCGTGGCTTTATTTGTGGCTATAAGCGACGTTTCTATCAGCACAGCATCGATCATCGCGGCATACCAGAGAAGCCCGGCAGAGTCGTAACGTTACTGCCCGGCGACTTAGAAGCGGATCGAGTCTATGGCGTTGCCTATCGCATTGCATCCTCGCAAAAGTCACAGGTGCTGGATCACTTGGATTATCGCGAGAAGAATGGCTACGAACGCTTCAATTTGCACTTCCATGAGTATCCAGTTGACACAGAAGGCACGGCAATAGAAGTCATAATGTATATGGCAACACAGGCCAACGATTCCTATGCAGGCGATGTGTGGCAAGTGCCGTGCATTGCgaagcaaatatttacatcAGCTGGTCCCAGCGGGCCAAATCGCGAGTATTTGTTCAATCTATCGATTGCCATGCGTGAACTCTTTCCCGATGTTATCGATGCACATCTCACGGAGCTCGTGAGCTGCGTGCAGCGTCACATTGAGCACGACGAACCGTTGTTGTTGGAGCGTGCTCTATGCGCcgaaattgaaaacatattAAACGTTTGCTTAGCACTTGAAacgccacagcaacagcatgaGGAGCTCGCACAGGGTTTGCAGGAGTTGCTGTTGCGCTTCCAGCGTCCTGGTTGGCGGGAAACCTATCTGCATCGACAGTTGCAGCAACTCGAAAGCTCTTGA
- the LOC117574561 gene encoding NTF2-related export protein-like produces MNSELRTKVEAACRTAEDFTRLYYASLDNRRHQMGRLYIDSATFSWNGNGATGRETIERYFEELPSSRHQLTTLDAQPILDAAVGNQTTYIILASGTVKYSDQAARNFQQSFVITAENDKWKIASDCYRLQEPL; encoded by the exons ATGAACAGC GAACTGCGTACCAAAGTAGAAGCGGCGTGTCGCACAGCCGAAGACTTCACACGTCTGTACTATGCCTCCCTGGACAATCGGCGACAT CAAATGGGACGACTGTACATCGATAGCGCGACGTTCAGTTGGAATGGCAATGGCGCCACTGGACGTGAAACAATTGAACGCTACTTTGAAGAGTTGCCCTCATCGCGCCATCAACTGACCACGCTGGATGCGCAACCGATTTTGGATGCTGCCGTGGGCAATCAGACCACATACATTATCCTGGCCAGCGGCACAGTGAAATATTCGGATCAGGCTGCGCGCAATTTTCAGCAATCGTTTGTGATAACGGCCGAGAAtgataaatggaaaattgccTCTGATTGCTATCGCCTGCAGGAGCCGTTATAA
- the LOC117578306 gene encoding uncharacterized protein LOC117578306 produces the protein MVEEIGCLRQTGGIGILLAMPSPSVTSAAPIAATTAQQQQQQQQQQQQHSQQQHSQQQPQQQQHLQQHPQGHPQQHPQQHPQQQHPQQQQHHQLANAMSMLTVKSNAVGGGASRYLWTDRELLMHLQNYTPLILLIDFVEKTRTKRFYESSERYEILMLVFIMRKGAPFCENKRFPAEYWVNLSVGPIAEAFDRLQAAIDIPDPQMPIHMSVTDLTSWKQMFDVAMLDIRRYAYYTDPLQLADVGVYNRITFEQRFSMQWLE, from the coding sequence atgGTCGAGGAGATTGGCTGCCTGAGACAAACTGGCGGCATCGGCATTCTCCTGGCCATGCCCAGTCCAAGTGTGACGAGTGCAGCGCCCATTGCTGCCACAAcagcccagcaacaacaacaacaacaacaacagcagcagcaacattcgcagcaacaacattcacaacagcaaccacaacagcagcaacatcttcAACAGCATCCACAGGGACATCCTCAGCAGCATCCACAACAacatccacaacaacagcatccacagcaacaacaacatcatcaattAGCCAACGCAATGAGCATGTTAACCGTTAAATCGAACGCTGTTGGCGGCGGCGCCTCACGTTATCTTTGGACCGACCGCGAGCTTTTGATGCATCTCCAGAATTACACGCCTCTCATTCTGCTCATCGATTTTGTGGAGAAGACGCGCACCAAGCGATTCTACGAGAGCTCCGAACGCTACGAAATTCTGATGCTCGTCTTCATCATGCGCAAAGGTGCGCCATTTTGTGAGAATAAACGCTTTCCGGCGGAGTATTGGGTGAATCTCTCTGTGGGTCCCATTGCGGAGGCCTTTGATCGCCTCCAGGCGGCCATCGATATTCCCGATCCCCAGATGCCCATCCACATGAGTGTTACGGATTTGACCAGCTGGAAGCAGATGTTCGATGTCGCCATGTTGGATATCAGACGCTATGCTTACTACACCGATCCGCTGCAATTGGCCGATGTCGGTGTCTATAATCGCATCACGTTCGAGCAGCGATTCAGCATGCAGTGGCTGGAATAG
- the LOC117578321 gene encoding protein lin-52 homolog, protein MSNSEAELELSSAETTPKTKKKTEEGSNKNNNNNAGDAAASETKNLTAKEEDDLTSTETLRESPVQWPERFPGMEEFLSLSETPIHTPSIDPAQLLTSTNKTALNKFARMPPDQLIDKIKAMHDEIYKLGILESKEMTRGKLLGIFDRDRLTKTKGN, encoded by the exons ATGAGTAATTCAGAAGCAGAACTGGAATTGTCGTCGGCAG AGACCACTccgaagacgaagaagaagactgaggaaggcagcaacaagaacaacaataacaacgcgGGTGATGCTGCTGCAAGTGAAACCAAAAATTTGACCGCCAAAGAGGAAGACGATTTGACATCGACGGAAACGCTGCGTGAATCGCCAGTGCAATGGCCAGAAAGAT TTCCGGGCATGGAAGAGTTTCTAAGCCTGAGCGAgacaccaatacacacaccAAGCATTGATCCGGCACAATTGCTGACCAGCACCAACAAGACGGCGCTCAATA AATTCGCACGCATGCCGCCAGATCAATTAATTGATAAGATTAAAGCGATGCACGACGAAATCTATAAATTAGGCATATTGGAGTCCAAGGAGATGACACGCGGCAAGCTGTTGGGCATCTTTGATCGCGATCGTTTGACCAAAACGAAAGGCAATTGA
- the LOC117578293 gene encoding N-acylneuraminate-9-phosphatase: MAASKLSATTTTTAAVAATLKHQTPFDGICAKISAFYFDLDNTLIPTRAGDSKAIRKLADVLETQYSFTKDDANLATQNFLKSFRRCPDNSQTSLDSWRTHLWRESLQQKHKHLADDIYPQWLKLRYRYLAVPPDYVQLLQRMRRAGYALALITNGPSNAQWEKVAKLHVRGYFDCVLVSSDLPWEKPHPEIFYAACNFLNVKPHECAMIGDKLETDIKGGHLAQLGLTFWTPLNSSSAAQCLDDVEYKPHIKLNNLLEMYKYFPRLSAVGSLSSSSATSSSGGATGASTTSANHRRGSHMSSSPSGSCDHGTTRQQQQHQLQQQQHHQHQLQHHHHGTYPRQWAYRRGGSLPAMDCSNSETENSCDSFI; this comes from the exons ATGGCCGCTAGCAAAttgtcagcaacaacaacaacaacagcagcagtagcagcaacgtTGAAGCATCAAACACCATTCGATGGCATTTGTGCAAAAATCTCAGCGTTCTACTTCGACTTGGATAATACACTAATCCCCACGCGGGCCGGTGACTCAAAAGCAATACGTAAG CTTGCCGACGTGCTGGAAACGCAGTATAGCTTTACCAAAGATGATGCCAACTTGGCCACACAGAACTTCCTAAAGTCCTTCCGTCGCTGTCCGGACAACTCGCAGACCTCGCTGGACTCGTGGCGCACGCATTTGTGGCGCGAATCGTTGCAACAGAAGCACAAACATCTCGCCGATGACATCTATCCGCAGTGGCTAAAGCTACGATATCGCTATCTAGCTGTTCCCCCCGATTATGTTCAACTCTTGCAGCGCATGCGACGAGCCGGCTACGCTTTGGCACTCATCACAAATGGACCATCGAATGCCCAGTGGGAGAAGGTCGCCAAGTTGCATGTGCGGGGATATTTCGATTGTGTGCTCGTCTCCTCGGATCTGCCGTGGGAGAAACCGCATCCGGAGATATTTTATGCCGCCTGCAATTTCCTCAATGTGAAACCGCACGAATGCGCCATGATTGGCGACAAACTTGAGACGGATATCAAG GGCGGTCACCTGGCACAGTTGGGTCTGACATTCTGGACGCCgttgaacagcagcagcgcagcgcagtGTCTCGACGATGTGGAGTATAAGCCGCACATCAAGCTGAACAATCTGCTCGAGATGTACAAATATTTCCCCCGACTGAGCGCAGTTGGCTCGCTGTCATCATCGTCAGCGACATCATCGAGTGGAGGTGCGACTGGGGCATCGACAACCTCAGCGAATCATCGTCGTGGCAGCCACATGAGCTCAAGTCCCAGCGGAAGTTGTGATCATGGAACCacacgacagcagcagcaacatcaactgcaacagcagcaacatcatcaacatcaactgcaacatcatcatcatggaACATATCCACGTCAATGGGCTTATAGACGAGGCGGTTCACTGCCAGCGATGGATTGTTCCAATAGCGAGACAGAAAATAGCTGCGATAGTTTTATCTAA